Proteins encoded in a region of the Bradyrhizobium sp. CB3481 genome:
- a CDS encoding outer membrane beta-barrel protein — MARPATARNSRARVLCAVLPCLALMAVSGTVAQAQTVTPDLFSSRRTGQTAPPDSPLRRTAAEVNDPLTSPKLPENEQPAPRRAGPIPKYGLPAATGAADTGYDSLNRKRKQPKYYPAQPRPKPPIGPGSPPRPAIASNTSLRLSIPPSESAHKTPIPPAMAGTIVGQPPRKRLKVDDDPFGAVGDYAGSFLIKSAVEVSAGYDTNPGRLAAEQGRPVYVVAPEFLAVSDWERHALVADLRGSFTGYTSNLTPNADGTPLSAPLDIDRPNFIGHVDGRLDVSRDTRLTAQGRLFLSTDNPGSPNVQAGLARYPVYTTVGSTIGVDQSFNRLQVSAGATVDRTDYTNSKLTDGTSSTNDDRNFTQYGGVGRVSYDLKPGIKPFVEVQGDSRVHDLRLDRAGFARDSAGGYAKGGTSFEFSRLLTGEIAVGYAMRDYVDVRLNRLEGLLVSSSLVWTATPLTTAKFYSDTTITETTLPGTSGVLTHIYTVEVDHDFRRWLTTIGKFTWGTLDYQGNPRRDKIFTVSGEAIYKMNRNLWLRGTLRRDWLESNLPGNSSASTVMMLGVRVQN, encoded by the coding sequence ATGGCGAGGCCAGCAACGGCCCGGAACAGCCGCGCGCGCGTCCTGTGCGCCGTCTTGCCGTGCCTTGCGCTAATGGCCGTATCGGGAACCGTGGCGCAGGCGCAGACCGTCACCCCAGACCTGTTCAGCTCCCGCCGCACCGGCCAGACGGCGCCGCCGGATTCGCCGCTGCGCCGGACTGCGGCGGAAGTGAACGACCCGCTCACCAGCCCAAAACTCCCGGAGAACGAGCAGCCCGCGCCGCGGCGCGCCGGGCCGATCCCGAAATACGGCCTGCCGGCCGCGACCGGCGCTGCCGACACCGGCTACGACTCGCTCAACCGCAAGCGCAAGCAGCCAAAATATTATCCGGCGCAGCCAAGGCCGAAGCCGCCGATCGGGCCAGGCAGCCCGCCCCGGCCGGCGATCGCATCGAATACGTCACTGCGGCTTTCGATTCCGCCGTCGGAGTCGGCGCACAAGACGCCGATCCCGCCGGCGATGGCGGGCACAATCGTGGGACAGCCGCCGCGCAAGCGCCTCAAGGTCGACGACGATCCGTTCGGCGCGGTCGGCGACTATGCCGGCAGCTTCCTGATCAAATCCGCCGTCGAAGTCTCCGCCGGTTACGATACCAATCCCGGACGTCTGGCTGCGGAGCAAGGCAGGCCGGTCTACGTGGTCGCGCCGGAGTTTCTGGCGGTCTCCGACTGGGAACGCCACGCTTTGGTCGCCGACCTCCGCGGCTCCTTCACCGGCTACACCAGCAATCTGACGCCGAACGCGGACGGCACGCCGCTGTCGGCGCCGCTCGATATCGACCGGCCGAATTTCATCGGCCATGTCGATGGGCGCCTCGACGTCAGTCGCGATACGCGGCTGACTGCGCAGGGGCGCCTGTTCCTCTCGACCGACAATCCCGGCAGCCCGAACGTGCAGGCGGGCCTCGCCAGATATCCTGTTTACACCACGGTGGGCAGCACGATCGGCGTCGACCAGAGCTTCAACCGCCTGCAGGTGTCCGCCGGCGCTACCGTTGACCGCACCGACTACACCAACTCGAAGCTGACAGACGGCACCTCCAGCACCAACGACGACCGCAACTTCACCCAGTACGGCGGCGTCGGCCGCGTCAGCTATGATCTGAAGCCCGGCATCAAGCCGTTCGTGGAAGTGCAGGGTGATAGCCGCGTGCATGACCTCAGGCTCGACCGCGCCGGCTTTGCGCGCGACTCCGCGGGCGGCTACGCCAAGGGCGGCACCAGTTTCGAATTCTCGCGGCTGCTGACCGGCGAAATCGCCGTCGGCTACGCCATGCGCGACTATGTCGATGTCAGGCTCAATCGCCTTGAAGGCCTGCTCGTCTCGTCCTCGCTGGTGTGGACCGCGACGCCGCTGACCACGGCCAAATTCTATTCCGACACCACGATCACCGAGACCACGCTGCCGGGCACCTCGGGCGTGCTGACGCACATCTACACCGTCGAGGTCGACCACGACTTCCGCCGCTGGCTGACGACGATCGGAAAATTCACCTGGGGCACGCTCGACTACCAGGGCAATCCGCGGCGCGACAAGATCTTCACGGTGTCGGGCGAAGCCATCTACAAGATGAACCGCAACCTCTGGCTCCGCGGCACGCTGCGCCGCGACTGGCTGGAGTCGAATTTGCCGGGGAATAGCTCGGCGTCGACGGTGATGATGCTAGGGGTGCGGGTACAGAATTGA
- a CDS encoding glutamate synthase subunit beta, translated as MGKITGFLEIDRNERKYAPVADRLKHYREFVIPLSEKDTRDQAARCMNCGIPYCHGTGSVAPGTPGCPVNNQIPDFNDLVYQGNWEEASRNLHSTNNFPEFTGRICPAPCEASCTLNIDDNPVTIKTIECAIVDRAWDNGWLKPEIPAAKTGKKVAIVGSGPAGLAAAQQLARAGHDVHVYEKFAKAGGLLRYGIPDFKMEKHVIDRRVAQMEAEGVTFHYGVHVGGTSQGAIDPRELLNQYDAVALTGGAEAGRDLPIPGRELDGIHFAMDFLPQQNRRVSSEPLGDAKDILAGGKHVVVIGGGDTGSDCIGTSFRQGAKSVTQLEIMPAPPEHENKGITWPNWPLKMRISSSQAEGAAREFAVLTQKFSGVDGKVQKLHCVKVDDKFKPLPGTEFELDAQLVLLAMGFVHPVHEGMLKTLGVDLDQRGNVRANTHDYHTSLPNVFSAGDMRRGQSLVVWAIREGRLCARAIDQYLMGTTTLPR; from the coding sequence ATGGGCAAGATCACAGGTTTTCTCGAGATCGACCGCAATGAACGCAAGTATGCGCCGGTCGCCGATCGTTTGAAGCATTATCGCGAATTCGTCATTCCCCTGAGCGAGAAGGACACCCGCGACCAGGCCGCGCGCTGCATGAACTGCGGCATCCCCTATTGCCACGGCACCGGCTCGGTGGCGCCGGGAACGCCCGGCTGTCCGGTCAACAACCAGATCCCCGACTTCAACGACCTCGTCTATCAGGGCAACTGGGAAGAGGCCTCGCGCAACCTGCACTCGACCAACAATTTCCCCGAATTCACCGGCCGCATCTGCCCGGCGCCGTGCGAGGCCTCCTGCACGCTCAACATCGACGACAACCCGGTCACCATCAAGACCATCGAATGCGCCATCGTCGATCGCGCCTGGGACAATGGCTGGCTGAAGCCCGAAATCCCTGCGGCAAAGACCGGCAAGAAGGTCGCGATCGTCGGCTCCGGCCCTGCCGGCCTTGCCGCCGCGCAGCAGCTCGCGCGTGCCGGGCATGACGTCCATGTCTACGAGAAATTCGCCAAGGCCGGCGGATTGCTTCGCTACGGCATTCCCGACTTCAAGATGGAAAAGCACGTCATCGATCGCCGCGTGGCGCAGATGGAGGCCGAGGGCGTCACGTTCCATTACGGCGTCCATGTCGGCGGCACCTCGCAAGGCGCGATCGATCCGCGCGAGCTGCTCAACCAGTACGACGCGGTGGCGTTGACCGGCGGCGCCGAAGCCGGCCGCGACCTGCCGATCCCCGGCCGCGAGCTCGACGGCATCCACTTTGCGATGGATTTTCTGCCGCAGCAGAACCGCCGGGTTTCCTCCGAGCCGCTCGGCGACGCCAAGGATATTTTGGCGGGCGGCAAGCACGTCGTCGTGATCGGCGGCGGCGACACCGGTTCGGACTGCATCGGCACCTCGTTCCGGCAGGGCGCGAAGTCCGTGACCCAGCTCGAGATCATGCCGGCCCCGCCCGAACATGAAAACAAAGGCATCACCTGGCCGAACTGGCCTCTGAAGATGCGGATCTCGTCGAGCCAGGCCGAAGGCGCCGCCCGCGAATTCGCCGTGCTGACGCAAAAATTTTCCGGCGTCGACGGCAAGGTGCAGAAGCTGCATTGCGTCAAGGTCGACGACAAGTTCAAGCCGCTGCCCGGCACCGAGTTCGAGCTCGATGCCCAGCTCGTGCTGCTCGCCATGGGTTTTGTGCATCCCGTGCACGAGGGCATGCTGAAGACGCTCGGCGTCGACCTCGACCAGCGCGGCAATGTCCGCGCCAACACGCACGACTACCATACCTCGCTGCCCAACGTGTTCTCCGCCGGCGACATGCGCCGCGGCCAGTCGCTGGTTGTCTGGGCGATCCGCGAGGGCCGCCTGTGCGCGCGGGCGATCGATCAATATCTGATGGGGACGACGACGCTGCCGCGGTGA